The following coding sequences lie in one Zingiber officinale cultivar Zhangliang chromosome 2B, Zo_v1.1, whole genome shotgun sequence genomic window:
- the LOC122048278 gene encoding polyamine oxidase 3-like, translating to MLVFKLSRVLNLLIPFSMISSINLDFSASFYQKTEARQSHSPSAIVIGGGFAGIAAAHALKNAAFQVVLLESRDRIGGRVHTNYSFGFPVDMGAAWLHGVYNENPLASWIGRLGLPIYRTSGDNSVLYDHDLERLTNSGATYQQIMDKIFQKQIGRNMEVYVDNILIKSTVATNLITDVEETCGTLR from the exons ATGTTGGTGTTCAAGCTTAGTAGAGTTTTGAATCTACTCATCCCTTTTTCAATGATTTCCAGCATCAATTTGGATTTTTCTG caTCATTCTATCAGAAGACTGAAGCAAGGCAATCTCACTCTCCTTCTGCCATTGTCATTGGTGGTGGATTTGCAGGGATTGCAGCTGCTCATGCACTGAAAAATGCGGCTTTTCAG GTTGTGCTTTTAGAATCTCGGGATAGAATTGGTGGTCGAGTTCACACTAACTACTCATTTGGTTTTCCTGTTGACATGGGAGCAGCCTG GTTGCATGGTGTCTACAACGAGAATCCATTGGCATCTTGGATTGGAAGACTTGGTCTACCAATTTATCGAACTTCTGGTGACAATTCTGTCTTGTATGATCATGACTTGGAGAG GCTAACAAACTCAG gagctacttatcaaCAGATCATGGACAAGATCTTCCAGAAGCAAATCGGGCGGAACATGGAAGTTTATGTAGACAACATCCTCATCAAGTCTACTGTAGCAACAAACCTTATCACTGATGTGGAGGAAACCTGTGGCACGCTGCGGTAA